A section of the Patescibacteria group bacterium genome encodes:
- the infB gene encoding translation initiation factor IF-2 — protein sequence MNITELARILRVPTQELRDKLPLIGFDIGQKAIKVDNVTAQRIIKEWPILIKQLAAKEQTAKKEETVNTAVAQEAKEIKIPAFITVRDFSSLTGAPVNRILSELMKNGIFSSLNEKIDFDTAAIIGQDLGLNITPAGEVEVKNEADLDILKQVFSQENQADLISRAPIVVVMGHVDHGKTKLLDAIRKTDVVAGEAGGITQHIGAYQIIHKNKPITFIDTPGHEAFTAMRNRGARIADIAILVVAADDGVKPQTVEAYRIIEAAKIPFIVAINKIDKPEANIDMVKRELGEQLKVVPEDWGGKTVCLPISAKNNLGLSELLDMLLLTAEMEEKNIKANPKASASGTIIESHIDRGQGPVATVLIQNGRLRVGDPMIFNGMFYGKVRALEDYTGKNIKEVLPSMPAKIIGLKMAPAVGDIMQIGQGEKIKIRKTFSAGGEAAKTEEKKVAADVKNINIIIKSDVLGSGEAIEGSLAKIDQEEVKINIIAKGLGNITEGDIARAQDNQAKILGFNVKITPQAQKLAREKNIEIKGYKIIYELINDLKAEVESFIQSKMIRVDLGRMKVLAIFRTEKSSQIVGGRIIDGKIEANSSIEVTRDKAVIAEGKLAKLQIAKQDVSIVDVNQECGVNFEGKPVIKVDDILQFYKMEKVKKQT from the coding sequence ATGAACATAACCGAACTAGCCAGAATTTTAAGGGTTCCGACCCAGGAGCTGCGCGATAAGCTGCCGCTCATCGGTTTTGATATCGGCCAAAAAGCCATAAAAGTGGATAATGTAACCGCGCAAAGGATTATTAAAGAATGGCCGATATTGATTAAACAGCTGGCGGCCAAAGAGCAAACGGCTAAAAAAGAAGAAACCGTAAATACGGCCGTAGCTCAAGAAGCCAAAGAAATAAAAATTCCCGCCTTTATAACCGTCAGGGATTTTTCCAGCCTGACCGGCGCGCCGGTTAATAGAATCTTGTCCGAGCTGATGAAAAACGGCATTTTTAGCTCGCTGAACGAAAAAATTGACTTTGATACCGCGGCCATCATCGGCCAAGATTTAGGCCTTAATATAACGCCGGCCGGAGAAGTTGAAGTTAAGAATGAAGCCGACCTGGATATTTTAAAACAGGTTTTTAGCCAAGAAAATCAAGCTGATTTAATATCCCGAGCGCCGATCGTCGTGGTTATGGGCCATGTTGACCATGGCAAAACAAAACTGCTGGACGCCATCAGAAAAACCGACGTAGTGGCCGGCGAAGCCGGCGGCATCACCCAGCATATCGGCGCTTACCAAATAATCCATAAAAACAAGCCCATTACTTTCATAGATACTCCGGGGCATGAAGCCTTTACGGCCATGAGAAACCGCGGCGCGCGCATTGCCGACATCGCCATTTTAGTCGTGGCCGCGGACGACGGCGTTAAGCCGCAAACCGTGGAAGCTTACCGCATTATTGAAGCGGCGAAAATTCCTTTCATCGTGGCCATAAATAAAATTGATAAGCCGGAAGCCAACATTGACATGGTTAAGCGCGAATTAGGCGAACAGCTTAAAGTCGTTCCCGAAGATTGGGGCGGTAAAACCGTCTGCCTGCCGATTTCGGCTAAAAATAACCTTGGCTTAAGCGAACTTTTAGATATGCTGCTCTTAACCGCTGAAATGGAAGAAAAGAATATTAAGGCCAACCCTAAAGCCAGCGCTTCGGGCACGATTATTGAATCGCATATTGACCGCGGCCAAGGCCCGGTGGCTACGGTCTTAATCCAAAACGGCCGCTTAAGAGTCGGCGACCCGATGATCTTTAACGGCATGTTTTACGGCAAAGTAAGAGCCTTAGAAGATTACACGGGGAAAAACATTAAAGAAGTTTTGCCTTCCATGCCGGCGAAAATAATCGGCCTGAAAATGGCGCCGGCCGTCGGCGATATTATGCAGATCGGCCAAGGCGAAAAAATTAAAATCAGAAAAACCTTCTCTGCCGGCGGCGAGGCCGCTAAAACCGAAGAAAAAAAAGTAGCGGCTGACGTTAAAAACATAAACATTATCATTAAAAGCGACGTTCTTGGTTCGGGCGAAGCCATTGAAGGATCGCTGGCTAAAATAGACCAAGAAGAAGTAAAAATAAATATTATCGCTAAAGGCCTGGGCAATATTACCGAAGGCGATATCGCGCGAGCCCAGGACAACCAAGCTAAAATTTTAGGCTTTAACGTTAAAATAACTCCGCAAGCGCAAAAATTAGCCAGAGAAAAAAATATTGAAATAAAAGGCTACAAAATAATTTATGAATTAATCAACGACCTTAAAGCCGAAGTGGAAAGTTTTATCCAATCAAAAATGATCAGGGTTGATCTGGGGCGGATGAAAGTCTTAGCGATTTTCCGAACGGAAAAATCAAGCCAAATAGTCGGCGGGCGGATAATTGACGGAAAAATTGAAGCTAACTCCTCGATTGAAGTTACGCGCGATAAAGCGGTTATAGCCGAGGGAAAATTGGCTAAACTGCAAATCGCCAAGCAGGACGTCAGCATAGTCGACGTTAACCAGGAATGCGGCGTTAATTTTGAAGGCAAGCCGGTGATTAAAGTTGATGATATTTTGCAGTTTTATAAAATGGAAAAGGTAAAAAAACAAACCTAA
- a CDS encoding glycoside hydrolase family 1 protein has product MSKQILRFPAGFLWGASTSAYQVEGGIINDWSEWEEKNADRLVKQAETYWHRWQQEKFPEMFNRDNYFCGSACKSYELFSQDIECLKELNCQAYRLGVEWARVEPEAGKFDMKAIEHYRLILKTLKENNIKVVLTLWHWTNPLWLIKEGGWESKKVRGYFNRYAQFIVDELGDLVDYWVTLNEPLMIIGHGYLDGKFPPNKKFSSALFKVFNNFVAVHKNCYKIIHNKYPGAQVSITMTSGAFTAANKYNPLERLMVKLANYLRNDWYINRVRGYFDYIGVNWYHHDRLVWYPPFRKNLNEKITDRGWEIYPEGIYIVLKNYKKYKKPIYILENGIADANDKLRVDFIKDHLFYIHQAIGEGVDVRGYFYWSLLDNFEWAEGYWPKFGLYAVDRKTFKRTARQSAKVYAEICKNNQVKVD; this is encoded by the coding sequence ATGTCCAAACAAATACTAAGATTTCCCGCCGGCTTTCTTTGGGGCGCGTCTACTTCGGCTTATCAAGTTGAAGGCGGGATTATTAATGATTGGAGCGAATGGGAAGAAAAAAATGCTGATCGCTTAGTGAAGCAAGCTGAAACATATTGGCATCGTTGGCAGCAAGAAAAATTTCCGGAAATGTTTAACCGTGATAATTATTTTTGCGGTTCGGCCTGCAAATCGTATGAATTATTTAGTCAAGACATAGAATGCCTTAAAGAGCTGAATTGCCAAGCTTATCGTCTAGGGGTTGAGTGGGCGCGAGTTGAGCCTGAAGCAGGAAAATTTGATATGAAAGCCATTGAGCATTATCGGTTAATTTTAAAAACGCTTAAAGAAAATAATATTAAAGTGGTTTTAACTCTTTGGCATTGGACTAATCCACTTTGGTTAATTAAAGAGGGCGGCTGGGAAAGCAAAAAAGTTAGAGGGTATTTTAACAGGTACGCGCAGTTTATAGTTGATGAGCTCGGCGACTTGGTTGATTATTGGGTGACGCTTAACGAACCGCTTATGATAATCGGCCATGGCTATTTAGACGGCAAGTTTCCGCCGAACAAAAAGTTTAGCTCGGCCTTATTTAAAGTATTCAATAATTTCGTAGCCGTTCATAAAAATTGTTATAAAATTATTCATAATAAATATCCAGGCGCGCAAGTTAGCATCACTATGACCTCCGGCGCTTTTACCGCGGCTAATAAATATAATCCGCTGGAAAGATTAATGGTTAAGCTGGCTAATTATCTGCGTAACGATTGGTATATAAATCGGGTAAGAGGCTATTTTGATTATATCGGAGTAAATTGGTATCATCATGACCGTTTAGTTTGGTATCCGCCGTTTAGAAAAAATTTGAATGAAAAAATTACCGACCGCGGCTGGGAAATATATCCAGAAGGAATATATATTGTTTTAAAAAATTACAAAAAATACAAAAAACCGATTTATATTTTAGAAAATGGCATCGCTGACGCGAACGATAAATTAAGAGTTGATTTTATAAAAGACCATTTATTTTATATCCATCAAGCCATTGGCGAGGGCGTTGACGTGCGCGGGTATTTTTATTGGTCGTTGTTAGATAACTTTGAATGGGCCGAAGGCTATTGGCCTAAATTCGGCTTATACGCGGTTGACCGCAAAACCTTTAAGCGGACGGCGCGTCAGAGCGCTAAAGTTTACGCCGAGATTTGCAAAAATAATCAGGTTAAGGTAGATTAA
- a CDS encoding bifunctional oligoribonuclease/PAP phosphatase NrnA encodes MDIQLYTKAYNLIKQSQNILIVTHEQPDGDALASACLMAEILSLLNKKYRLYCYSQVNHQYGFLPHLEELKNNIENFDFDLIIALDCGNVERTKLEKEILARRPDQLVIEIDHHPKIKDYADLEIRDSAAAATAEILYYFLKANKIRINKNMASCILTGILTDTGNFLYPSTSPETVNIASEMLRLGAKLPQIMENTWRNKSIASMKTWGKAMSRLKINPRYNFGFTVLESADVPAEVTEEELEGMSGFLSNLDAVNGTMLLRQLPDGKIKGSLRTADPKIDVSKLARALGGGGHAKAAGFTVEGKLEKTENGWKII; translated from the coding sequence ATGGATATCCAACTATACACCAAAGCCTACAACTTAATAAAACAATCACAAAATATCCTGATTGTCACTCATGAACAGCCGGACGGTGACGCCTTGGCTTCGGCTTGCTTAATGGCGGAAATTTTAAGCCTCTTAAATAAAAAATACCGGCTTTACTGCTATAGCCAAGTCAATCATCAATACGGTTTTTTGCCGCACCTGGAAGAGCTAAAAAATAATATTGAAAATTTTGATTTTGATTTAATCATCGCGCTTGACTGCGGTAATGTTGAGCGCACTAAGCTGGAAAAGGAAATTTTAGCCCGCCGACCCGATCAGCTGGTAATAGAGATTGATCATCACCCGAAAATAAAAGACTATGCCGATTTGGAAATCCGCGATTCGGCCGCGGCCGCGACCGCGGAAATATTATATTATTTCCTTAAAGCCAATAAAATAAGGATAAATAAAAACATGGCCAGCTGTATTTTAACCGGCATTCTAACCGACACGGGAAATTTTCTCTACCCGTCAACTTCGCCGGAAACCGTTAACATCGCTTCGGAAATGCTTCGCCTAGGTGCGAAACTGCCGCAAATCATGGAAAATACCTGGCGCAATAAGTCAATCGCTTCCATGAAAACCTGGGGCAAGGCTATGTCGCGCTTAAAAATCAATCCGCGATATAATTTCGGCTTTACGGTTTTAGAAAGCGCGGACGTGCCGGCCGAAGTAACCGAAGAAGAGCTTGAAGGCATGTCCGGCTTTTTAAGCAACTTAGACGCGGTTAACGGCACGATGCTTTTACGCCAGTTGCCCGACGGCAAAATTAAAGGCAGTTTGCGCACTGCCGACCCTAAAATAGACGTTTCCAAATTAGCGCGCGCCTTAGGCGGCGGCGGCCATGCCAAAGCGGCCGGCTTTACGGTAGAAGGAAAATTGGAAAAAACAGAAAATGGCTGGAAAATAATTTAA
- the speB gene encoding agmatinase — MIAKFGDWPEKYSALKESKIVLLPVPYDGTSTWLKGADKGPKAIIDSSVNLEWYDIETGSEVYKKGIHTAKPVKISAKPELMVKQVESAVKKYLAQDKMAVVLGGEHSVSLGAIAAYKEKYPDLHVLQLDAHADLRQEYSGSKFNHACVMARVKEICPIVQVGVRSLDISERLGLAAGRIFYAQEIYDNKNWQEKALAKLSGKVYITIDLDVFDPSILPATGTPEPGGLSWYPVINFLKKVCQEKEVIGFDIVELCPNKIDKTSDYLAVKLIYKLLSYIFNDFKPASAGRLAIMDKKC; from the coding sequence ATGATTGCAAAATTTGGCGATTGGCCGGAAAAGTATTCCGCGCTTAAAGAATCTAAAATAGTTTTATTGCCTGTGCCGTATGACGGCACCAGCACCTGGCTTAAAGGCGCGGATAAAGGCCCGAAAGCCATTATTGATTCTTCGGTTAATCTTGAATGGTATGACATAGAAACCGGCTCCGAAGTTTATAAAAAAGGCATTCATACCGCTAAGCCGGTTAAAATTTCGGCTAAGCCCGAGCTAATGGTAAAGCAAGTTGAGTCGGCGGTAAAAAAATATTTGGCTCAAGATAAAATGGCGGTTGTCCTCGGCGGAGAGCACTCGGTCAGCCTTGGGGCGATCGCGGCTTATAAGGAAAAATATCCAGATTTGCATGTTTTGCAATTAGATGCCCACGCTGATTTAAGGCAGGAATATTCAGGGTCAAAATTCAACCATGCCTGCGTTATGGCCAGAGTAAAAGAGATTTGCCCGATCGTTCAGGTTGGCGTTAGAAGCCTGGATATAAGCGAGCGGTTAGGTTTGGCGGCGGGCAGGATTTTTTATGCCCAGGAAATTTATGATAATAAAAATTGGCAAGAAAAAGCTTTGGCTAAACTATCGGGCAAAGTATATATTACCATTGACCTTGATGTTTTTGACCCAAGCATTTTGCCCGCGACCGGAACGCCGGAGCCCGGAGGCTTAAGTTGGTATCCGGTGATTAATTTTCTAAAAAAAGTTTGCCAAGAAAAAGAAGTTATTGGCTTTGACATAGTTGAGCTATGCCCCAATAAAATTGATAAAACATCAGATTATCTCGCGGTTAAGCTGATTTATAAATTGTTAAGCTATATTTTTAATGATTTTAAGCCTGCTTCGGCCGGCCGCCTCGCAATCATGGATAAAAAATGCTAA
- the rbfA gene encoding 30S ribosome-binding factor RbfA codes for MPRRIEQLNEQLKEELANLIIKEVALDNGLITVCFVNCSTDLKHAKIAISVLPDKFGPSVLKKMWKLSSLFSRELKNKLKIRQIPRFHWVLDTTERRAAEIEEVIKQIKEEEL; via the coding sequence ATGCCCCGACGCATTGAACAACTGAATGAACAGCTAAAAGAGGAATTGGCCAACCTGATAATAAAAGAGGTGGCCTTAGACAACGGCCTAATCACCGTTTGTTTTGTTAATTGCTCAACCGATTTAAAGCACGCTAAAATCGCCATTTCGGTTTTACCGGATAAATTCGGCCCGTCGGTTTTAAAAAAAATGTGGAAACTTTCCAGCCTGTTTAGCCGAGAATTAAAAAATAAATTAAAAATCAGGCAGATCCCGAGGTTCCATTGGGTGCTTGATACGACCGAGCGCCGGGCGGCGGAAATAGAAGAAGTAATTAAGCAGATAAAAGAGGAGGAGCTTTAA
- the nspC gene encoding carboxynorspermidine decarboxylase: protein MTVKKEKPFVEPWIDTTGWRADDFKNLPTPGYIVDEKILERNLKILAKVQKQSGCKILMALKGFSMFSVFPLIKKYLPGAEASSVDEARLGSEEFGGEVHAFCPAYTKKNIREFIKYSDHLIFNSFSQWLAFKGAVKNSGKKISCGLRVNPEHRETKTPLYDPAGPYSRLGVTKKNFQPENLIGLEGLHFHTLCELNADALVRTLKAFEKKFGEFLPRLKWVNFGGGHHITRADYDIDLLIKTIKDFKKRQPHLQVYLEPGEAIALNAGVLVASVVDIIKNKINIAILDISAAAHMPDVLEMPYRPAILQADLAGKNKYLYRLGGASCLAGDIIGDYSFNQPLSIDQKIIFLNMAIYTMVKNNTFNGLRLPNIMKRDLNGRIRLIKKFGYNDFKNRLS, encoded by the coding sequence ATGACTGTCAAAAAAGAAAAGCCATTTGTTGAGCCTTGGATTGATACAACCGGCTGGCGGGCCGATGATTTTAAAAATCTGCCAACGCCCGGCTATATAGTTGATGAAAAAATTCTGGAGCGCAATTTAAAGATTTTAGCCAAAGTACAGAAGCAGTCCGGCTGCAAAATTTTAATGGCGCTTAAAGGCTTTTCCATGTTCAGCGTTTTCCCGCTAATAAAAAAATATCTTCCCGGCGCCGAAGCCAGCTCGGTTGACGAAGCCCGGCTCGGCTCTGAAGAATTCGGCGGCGAAGTCCATGCTTTTTGCCCGGCTTATACCAAAAAAAATATCCGCGAATTCATAAAATATTCCGATCATCTGATTTTTAATTCTTTCTCCCAATGGCTGGCGTTTAAAGGAGCGGTTAAAAATTCGGGCAAAAAAATCTCCTGCGGCTTGCGGGTTAACCCGGAGCATCGCGAAACCAAAACGCCGCTTTACGATCCCGCCGGCCCCTATTCCCGCTTGGGCGTGACTAAAAAGAATTTTCAGCCGGAAAATCTTATCGGCCTGGAAGGCCTGCATTTTCATACTCTCTGCGAGCTTAACGCCGATGCACTCGTCCGAACGCTAAAAGCCTTTGAAAAAAAATTCGGCGAATTTCTGCCGCGCCTGAAATGGGTGAACTTCGGCGGCGGCCACCATATCACGCGCGCGGATTATGATATTGATTTATTGATTAAAACCATTAAAGATTTTAAAAAACGCCAGCCTCATCTTCAGGTTTATTTGGAGCCGGGCGAAGCCATTGCTCTAAACGCCGGAGTTTTAGTGGCGTCGGTCGTGGATATCATAAAGAATAAAATTAATATCGCTATCCTGGATATTTCCGCGGCCGCGCATATGCCCGATGTTTTAGAAATGCCCTATCGGCCGGCGATTTTACAAGCCGATCTAGCCGGAAAAAATAAATATCTTTATCGCCTAGGCGGGGCAAGCTGCTTGGCCGGCGATATTATCGGCGATTATTCTTTTAACCAGCCATTATCCATCGACCAAAAGATTATTTTTCTCAATATGGCGATTTATACTATGGTAAAAAATAACACTTTTAACGGTTTAAGGTTGCCGAATATCATGAAGCGGGACTTAAACGGCAGAATAAGGTTAATAAAAAAATTCGGCTATAACGACTTTAAAAACAGATTGTCTTAA
- the guaB gene encoding IMP dehydrogenase, giving the protein MSKQDLFLKKDGFFEKIEALGLALSYGDVRLKTSYSETAPNDVKLASRFSRNVPLAAPLVSSPMDMITEHKMAIALAISGGLGIIHRALKPKDQAKEVSRVKFYLNGLIERPICLETSQTIKEILKMIEEKNYPFRSFPVVDARGRLTGLISGNDIEFCSNHNLKVGQIMTKAKNLVTAEKGISLKQSFIMMQKTKKKILPLLDKQKKLAGMYVYSDVKRIITGGSPFYNLDANGNLRVGAAVGVGQDALDRAELLSERGVDVLVIDTAHGDSRAVLETLKQLKKKYSKIDIVVGNVSEAESAVRLAKAGADGLKVGQGPGSICTTRVVAGIGCPQVTAVYNCARALRGLNVPVCADGGIEYSGDITVALAAGADSVMLGKMFAGTAETPGEVFIRNGMPVKQYRGMGSLAAMEASAAARERYSQKETGKDKLVPEGVEAVVPYKGEVEKIIFQLLGGLRSGLGYTGAADIEELQTKADFYYISSAGLSESHPHGIVMEKEAPNYFGRA; this is encoded by the coding sequence ATGTCCAAACAAGATTTATTTTTGAAAAAAGACGGATTTTTTGAAAAAATTGAGGCTTTAGGCTTGGCTTTGTCTTATGGCGACGTCAGGCTTAAAACTTCTTATTCCGAAACCGCTCCCAACGATGTTAAGCTGGCCAGCAGATTTTCGCGCAACGTGCCGCTGGCCGCGCCGCTTGTAAGCTCGCCCATGGATATGATAACCGAGCATAAAATGGCCATTGCCTTGGCCATAAGCGGCGGCTTAGGCATAATCCACCGCGCGCTTAAACCCAAAGACCAGGCCAAGGAAGTCTCACGGGTGAAATTTTATTTAAACGGTTTGATTGAAAGGCCGATTTGCCTAGAGACCAGCCAAACTATCAAGGAAATTTTAAAGATGATAGAGGAAAAAAATTATCCTTTCCGCAGTTTTCCGGTAGTTGACGCGCGCGGCCGCTTAACCGGGCTTATTTCCGGCAATGACATAGAATTTTGCTCTAATCATAATTTAAAAGTCGGGCAAATCATGACCAAGGCTAAAAATTTAGTCACGGCTGAAAAAGGAATTTCTTTAAAGCAATCTTTTATCATGATGCAAAAAACCAAGAAGAAGATTCTGCCTTTACTTGATAAGCAGAAAAAACTGGCCGGCATGTATGTTTACTCCGACGTTAAGCGTATTATTACCGGCGGTTCGCCTTTTTATAATCTTGACGCCAACGGCAATTTAAGGGTGGGCGCGGCCGTGGGCGTCGGGCAAGACGCTTTAGACAGGGCGGAATTATTAAGCGAGCGCGGCGTTGACGTTTTAGTTATTGATACGGCGCACGGCGACTCGCGCGCGGTTTTAGAAACTTTAAAACAGCTTAAGAAAAAATATTCTAAAATTGATATCGTGGTCGGCAATGTTTCGGAAGCCGAATCCGCGGTCAGGCTGGCTAAAGCCGGCGCCGACGGCCTTAAAGTCGGCCAAGGTCCGGGGTCAATCTGCACCACGCGCGTAGTGGCCGGCATCGGCTGCCCCCAGGTTACGGCCGTTTATAATTGCGCGCGCGCTTTAAGAGGCTTAAACGTGCCGGTTTGCGCGGACGGCGGCATTGAATATTCCGGTGATATTACGGTCGCGCTCGCGGCCGGCGCCGACTCGGTTATGCTCGGGAAAATGTTCGCCGGCACGGCCGAAACGCCGGGCGAGGTTTTTATAAGAAACGGCATGCCGGTTAAGCAGTATCGCGGCATGGGATCGCTCGCGGCCATGGAAGCGAGCGCCGCGGCCCGCGAAAGATACAGCCAGAAAGAAACCGGCAAAGATAAATTAGTGCCCGAAGGAGTTGAAGCCGTCGTGCCGTATAAAGGCGAGGTGGAAAAAATTATTTTTCAGCTTTTAGGCGGGTTGCGTAGCGGCTTAGGCTATACGGGCGCTGCCGATATAGAAGAGCTTCAAACTAAAGCGGATTTTTATTATATTTCTTCGGCCGGTTTGAGCGAATCGCATCCGCACGGCATCGTCATGGAAAAAGAAGCGCCGAATTATTTCGGACGGGCGTAA
- a CDS encoding EamA family transporter: MWIFIAVGAYFINAGVYIADKFLLSKKIHSSIAYAFYVGIWSVFNACLLFFWPWMPNLQEMTLDLLAGFLFLVTLVFWYKALHQSEASRVVPIVGALVPIFSFILSFVFLGETLSERQLLAFVILICGGALISIKHTKVYSYQKVIARFREVIGDIVGEVPAGVQPTSRILVNSVTAAVFFAAYYVLMKYIYMYQPFVGSFVYSRLGSFIGVLLMLFIPDWRRVIFKQQRGAKTPKNLFFFLLIRLMAAAAFIMINYAISLGNVAMINALQGVQYLFLFVIIILISNKFPKMLNEQLGGGVLLQKLIGTVMICLGLYLFIM; the protein is encoded by the coding sequence ATGTGGATTTTTATCGCTGTCGGCGCGTATTTTATCAATGCCGGAGTTTATATAGCGGATAAATTTTTGTTGTCCAAAAAAATCCATTCCTCGATCGCTTACGCCTTTTATGTCGGGATTTGGAGCGTCTTTAACGCTTGCCTGTTGTTTTTTTGGCCCTGGATGCCGAATCTCCAGGAAATGACTCTTGATTTACTGGCCGGTTTTTTATTTTTGGTAACTTTGGTTTTTTGGTATAAAGCCCTGCATCAAAGCGAAGCTTCGCGCGTGGTGCCGATCGTCGGCGCGCTCGTGCCGATTTTCAGCTTTATTTTGTCGTTCGTTTTTTTAGGTGAAACTTTATCCGAGCGGCAGCTATTGGCTTTTGTTATTTTAATCTGCGGCGGCGCTTTAATTTCCATAAAACACACCAAAGTTTATTCCTACCAAAAAGTCATAGCCAGATTCAGGGAAGTTATCGGCGATATTGTCGGCGAGGTGCCGGCTGGCGTCCAGCCGACCAGCCGTATTTTAGTTAATTCGGTGACGGCGGCGGTTTTTTTCGCCGCTTATTATGTTTTGATGAAATATATTTATATGTATCAGCCGTTTGTCGGCAGTTTTGTCTACTCGCGGCTAGGATCTTTCATCGGCGTGCTTTTAATGCTGTTCATTCCTGATTGGCGGCGGGTAATTTTTAAGCAGCAGCGCGGCGCGAAAACTCCTAAAAATTTATTTTTCTTTTTGCTTATCAGGCTTATGGCCGCGGCCGCTTTTATAATGATTAATTACGCCATCAGCTTAGGCAACGTGGCTATGATTAACGCTCTGCAGGGCGTGCAATATTTATTTCTGTTTGTCATAATTATATTAATTTCCAATAAGTTCCCCAAAATGTTAAACGAACAGCTGGGCGGCGGCGTGCTACTCCAAAAATTAATCGGCACGGTAATGATTTGTCTGGGGCTGTATTTGTTTATTATGTAA
- a CDS encoding saccharopine dehydrogenase family protein has product MSKILVIGCGNVGSVGLHKMAQLPKTFSEIHVVSRTSKKCETVKASILKRSKGKVKLNIHQGDVSDKKFLLSLIKKVKPELLVHWGHPYDNLTVMDACLEAKVKYIDTACYEDPKKYGFSHKLQWAKDKAFKKKGLLAILGAGFDPGVSNIFSAYARDYLFDEIKTIDILDCNGGSKDKKIKFAPNFDPEINLRELILPIEFWKNGKWQKRGRLIDEGAAYFEFDFPEAGKFTPYMMYHEEMESLVKHIPGLKRLRFWMTFSPQYLTYLRVLYNVGLTRIDPVAYNGCSVVPVKFLKAILPRGEDFNKSYKGKTNIGNIISGLKNGRKKVVYIYNVCDHQKAFKETGGNAIGYTTAIPTVTAAKLVLEGEWSGAGVKNTEDKSLNSKIFLNEMAKVGLSWTVKELKDLPDALKKEY; this is encoded by the coding sequence ATGTCTAAAATCCTGGTCATCGGCTGCGGCAACGTCGGCAGCGTCGGCCTGCATAAAATGGCCCAGCTACCGAAAACTTTTTCCGAAATCCATGTGGTCAGCCGCACTTCTAAAAAATGCGAAACAGTAAAAGCTTCTATTTTAAAAAGAAGCAAAGGCAAAGTTAAGCTCAATATCCATCAGGGCGACGTCAGCGATAAAAAATTTTTATTAAGCCTGATAAAAAAAGTTAAGCCCGAGCTCTTAGTCCATTGGGGCCATCCTTACGATAATTTAACCGTTATGGACGCCTGCCTGGAAGCAAAAGTGAAATATATTGATACGGCTTGCTACGAAGACCCGAAAAAATACGGCTTCTCCCATAAACTGCAATGGGCTAAAGACAAGGCTTTTAAGAAAAAAGGCCTGTTGGCGATTTTAGGCGCGGGTTTTGATCCCGGAGTTTCCAATATTTTTTCCGCATACGCCCGCGATTATCTTTTTGACGAAATTAAGACGATTGATATTCTTGACTGCAACGGCGGCTCCAAGGACAAAAAAATAAAATTCGCGCCGAATTTTGACCCGGAAATAAATCTGCGCGAGCTTATTCTGCCGATTGAATTTTGGAAAAACGGCAAATGGCAAAAACGCGGCCGGCTGATTGACGAAGGAGCGGCTTATTTTGAATTTGACTTTCCGGAAGCCGGAAAATTCACGCCTTACATGATGTACCACGAAGAAATGGAAAGTTTGGTTAAGCATATTCCCGGGCTAAAGCGCCTGCGCTTCTGGATGACTTTTTCTCCGCAGTATCTTACTTATCTGCGCGTGCTTTATAACGTCGGCTTAACCAGGATTGATCCGGTAGCTTACAACGGCTGTTCGGTCGTGCCGGTTAAATTCCTTAAAGCAATTTTGCCCAGGGGCGAAGATTTTAATAAAAGCTATAAAGGCAAAACCAATATCGGCAACATTATTTCCGGCCTGAAAAACGGGCGGAAAAAAGTTGTTTATATTTATAATGTCTGCGACCACCAAAAAGCTTTTAAAGAAACCGGCGGCAACGCCATCGGCTATACCACGGCCATCCCGACGGTTACGGCGGCTAAACTGGTGCTTGAGGGCGAATGGTCCGGAGCCGGCGTAAAAAACACCGAAGATAAATCGCTTAACTCAAAAATATTCTTAAATGAAATGGCCAAAGTCGGCTTAAGCTGGACGGTCAAAGAGCTTAAAGATCTGCCGGACGCGCTAAAAAAGGAATATTAA